TTAGTTGAAAGTGAAGAATTCTGTAATGAATTAAAAGAAAAAATTGCAAACGGAGAAAAGTTTGAAGATCTTGCAAAAGAACATTCAAAATGTCCATCAGGTCAAGATGGTGGGAACTTAGGTAATTTTCATCAAGGACAAATGGTTCCTGAATTTGATGCAGTAGTATTTAATGAAGCAATCAATGTTGTTCATGGTCCAGTTAAAACACAATTTGGATACCACTTATTAGAAACTACTTCTAGAAACGACTAATTAGAAAACTTAATACTTCTTTTATTTAATTTTATTATAATAAATAAAAAGGAGTATTATGAAATTATTACTATTAATCTCAACACTTACAATAAGTTTATTCGCAGGCTCAATAAACTTTGAAAAAGATTTATCTACTGCTAAACAAAAAGCAATTGACTCAAATAAAAAGCTTATGATAATGTACTCAACACCTACTTGCCCGGAGTGTAATTATATGAAAAAAAAAGTTTTAAAAGATAAAGAAATTGTATCTTTTGTAAATGAAAACTTTGTATCTGTTAT
This sequence is a window from Poseidonibacter parvus. Protein-coding genes within it:
- a CDS encoding thioredoxin family protein, translated to MKLLLLISTLTISLFAGSINFEKDLSTAKQKAIDSNKKLMIMYSTPTCPECNYMKKKVLKDKEIVSFVNENFVSVIMDIKEDEKILPYKFIGIPTFYFSNAKTMELLSKKIGGTREKQFLQIVQNVK
- a CDS encoding peptidylprolyl isomerase; amino-acid sequence: MKSASARHLLVESEEFCNELKEKIANGEKFEDLAKEHSKCPSGQDGGNLGNFHQGQMVPEFDAVVFNEAINVVHGPVKTQFGYHLLETTSRND